The following proteins are encoded in a genomic region of Miscanthus floridulus cultivar M001 unplaced genomic scaffold, ASM1932011v1 os_1943, whole genome shotgun sequence:
- the LOC136534439 gene encoding uncharacterized protein, which produces PPPPPPPIGVRGLTIKKIKSHLQRYREKCVVGPEAPDDIPRATSSSIAAPNMASEILMDTEAVVPEIKMVNSFLMDDTEMVGNNFSVDQVQMVEKELMNEVVQNFTTTKLFATSTCDGA; this is translated from the exons cccccccccccccccccccctatagGGGTCAGAGGCCTCACAATAAAAAAGATCAAGAGTCACCTCCAG AGGTACAGGGAGAAGTGTGTTGTAGGACCTGAAGCTCCTGATGATATACCACGCGCCACATCATCTAGCATAGCAGCACCTAATAT GGCTTCTGAGATACTGATGGACACTGAGGCAGTTGTGCCAGAAATAAAG ATGGTGAACAGTTTTCTTATGGATGACACAGAG ATGGTGGGTAACAACTTTTCTGTGGACCAGGTACAG ATGGTGGAGAAGGAGCTGATGAATGAGGTTGTTCAAAATTTCACGACAACAAAGTTATTTGCAACTAGTACTTGTGATGGGGCATAA
- the LOC136534438 gene encoding chlorophyll(ide) b reductase NOL, chloroplastic, translating into LVFSLTCSLSSTAHKVESVVGDLKKEYGEQHVWGTVCDVRDGKDIKALVEFARDKLKHIDLWINNAGSNAYTYKPLVETSDEALMEIITTNTLGLMICCREAINMMRNQPRGGHIFNLDGAGSDGRPTPRFAAYGATKRSVVHLTKSLQAELQMNEVNNVMVHNLSPGMVTTDLLMSGATTKQAKFFVNILAEPPDVVADYLVPNIRAIPTNQSMKPTYIRFLTGLKAYSRIFSRLAFGARRNKYVTED; encoded by the exons TTTAGTCTTTTCCTTGACATGCAGTCTATCCTCTACAGCTCACAAGGTAGAATCTGTGGTCGGTGACTTGAAGAAGGAGTATGgagagcaacatgtgtgg GGAACTGTCTGTGATGTTAGAGACGGAAAGGATATAAAGGCACTTGTGGAGTTTGCACGTGACAAACTTAAGCATATTGATTTATGG ATCAACAATGCTGGATCAAATGCATATACATACAAACCACTTGTGGAGACCTCTGACGAGGCTCTCAT GGAAATCATCACCACTAACACCCTTGGGCTGATGATATGTTGTCGTGAG GCAATTAATATGATGAGGAACCAACCTCGAGGTGGTCATATATTCAACCTTGATGGTGCTGGTTCTGATGGAAGGCCAACTCCAAG ATTTGCTGCATATGGTGCAACAAAGCGAAGTGTTGTGCATCTTACGAAGTCACTTCAG GCTGAATTGCAGATGAATGAAGTGAATAATGTGATGGTGCACAACCTATCG CCTGGCATGGTCACAACAGATCTTCTTATGTCTGGTGCAACTACAAAA CAGGCAAAATTTTTCGTCAATATATTAGCTGAACCTCCTGATGTG GTTGCAGACTACCTCGTTCCGAACATCAGAGCAATCCCTACCAATCAATCCATGAAGCCAACCTACATTCGCTTCCTCACAGGCTTGAAAGCCTACTCAAGAATTTTTTCT AGACTTGCTTTTGGTGCTCGAAGAAACAAGTATGTTACTGAGGATTAG